Part of the Trypanosoma brucei brucei TREU927 chromosome 2, complete sequence genome, caacgggtttccatttttgaaatatatacataaaatacatgaggtatatgaagTCATATTGGTAAAGTGTCACTACGCATGTTGCAATTTACTATCAAAAGTGTatgccttattttatttcttgtgttactgtaactcatgagtatcattcattattctttacaatacaactgtaagtcattttgcatttttacatatttccttattctcTCATGCTGGAAGTATTCCACATATAagattcctcaatatcgttcacaaaataaaaataatttcatttacttctgcattcagtttcttgtGCAGCAGTGTGCACTAATCATtcataaagtttttaatttgccaaatacatcattacgaaactattttcatacacacacatacacaaacacaaacaaccaaacatttttaaatgttgcTGTGAAACGGAAATTGAATCACGGAAAATTGTGTGGCGCACACGTAATGGGCACCATGAATGCCTCTTTGAATATTCCTCAATGGCTTTTCACCAGCATCATCAACTTACtttttgtgtaaaaaaataatagaaacaagacagaacagaaaaaagaaataaaggtacAAATGCATTAATAAACCCAACTCCTCAGCAGGAAATCAAGAACAGGAAGCCACGAAAAGCGTATGGCACATATGATTTTCACCTCTCAGTTACTTAAGGTGGATCGCATGATTTACCCACCTTCTAAGAACACACCCTCCGAGAGGCccgattaaaagaaaaaaaaacgctatgACGGTTGAAAAGACGTTTTTCATAAACCTTCACTTTATACGTGAGGATGCATGAATAAACAATGATAACGATGAGAATGCTAACGGAAACAATGACGAACCGTGAGGAtcctagaaaaaaaaataaaataaaatcatcACGTACCTTCGCAGTAGGGAAActtaataaataacaaaatataaatattcccTACACAGAGGTATAGGGAGTGTTCGTCAACTTCGTAATGCTAATCAAAAAGCCTTCAAATGTATCGATCATTCGTGTAGTCAATCAAATAAGAAGTAACATGTACTACACGCACAAAAGCACACTTATAAAGCCTACAAACCCACTTGCCCCCTTTTAGAGAATACCACTCTCTAGTCAGTGATAGGAGAGGTGATATTAAAAGTATTCCctttataattatttctgACTCCTCAATTCGTTGcaacataacataacatGCAAAGATGTTGCATCAGGCAGCGGGGCCACCAGCAATAGCGTTTGGTTCATCCTGGGTGATCTCCTTAACAATATTCCCTTCCATCTTCACTTGAAACTGGTTGATTTTATTCCACAACTCTGTAGTATGATCGCCTCTGCCCCCAACTGGTTCGCACTTCTGCCTCTCCTCGATTGGCTTGCTGTCACTGTACTGTATGTAAATCAGCTCCCATTTCAAGTTTCTTGCGAGCTTATCCCATTCACCAAACAATTGTTTCATTGCCTTGATAAACTTATCTACCTTCTCTCGTGTCGTGTGATGCGTTGGTGCCACTGTCGCCTGGAGCAGAacaattgttgttgtaatgatcgctcttccttctctatcAACAGCTGGCTCagttacaaagaaaaaggcgtcCACAACGGGGAAATTTCCCTGTACAGGTCGGTAGAAGCACCCAACCTCAATGTCTTGGCCTGTCGTTTCGGGGTTAAACTGACGAAGTGAAGTTGGAACACGTCCCACGGCATTACCACTTGCCAGAACGGATACATTTGAATCCATTTCTTCTCCAACGCGAGGGAGATACCGCAGGTGCGTCACAATCGTCTGCACAACATTTCCCATCGTGAAGGCATATACGCCCACATTTTCAAATTCATCAGCGGCCCGCTCTTCTTTCCCACGAAAAACCTTTCGAAGGTAATTGTCTCGCATACATGCTGTGTTCGCCCACACTCTCAATTTCTGCTCAATATCAATGGAAACAGCTCTGTTTCTGCATTCTTCTCCATTCTCAGTTACAACCCGGACCAACTTAGCTAACATGTAAGTAGTCCCGTCCTGGCGCCATTGAACTCGACTATTCAGCACCTTCATGTAGTGACTATCATCGCCTCTACTGATTTCTGCCAGTGCCTCATTTATTTCTCTAACGCGGCCCTTGTAGCGTTTTTCACCTTCCAGTACTTGGCGGGCCAGTGGGCCCACCTTCTTAATCCATCCCAATGTTTTCTGCCATTCATTCTCAAGGTTTATGATGTGAGCTTCGGTgattttactttcctccaACTTCGACAGCCGCCTCCACGCAACCGCAGCCTTCAGTTCCACCTCTTCATAGCaattgatgcaaaggaactcgCAACCCCGTGGTTCCTTCCAGTCTTTGTAGTTATTTGGATCTGGAGATGTCAACACAATTACGGGCCACGCTCCCGGCAAGTCTGCGGGTATGGGTTGGTGCCTGTCTTTCCAAAAGTCGTATATAATGTAACCAAGAACTTTTTCAACAACGAAGGCCTCAACAGCATCCaatccatctttttctttttcatagaATACAACCTTTCCCGGATGATCGTTTGTCGccctgaagaaaatatatgccCTACCCTTCACAAAATAAGCGATATTCCGCAACAGCTCCGAATCGTAATGCAGCAACCTTTGAAGCAGAAACGAGCCAACACCAAATGATTTCCCAATACCTGGAGTGCCAACGAGGACGCAAGGAATCTGTTTTTTATTCACGCCTGGCCCTAACCACAAATCCAGCCTGTGCTTCACGAGATACCACACTCTCATTACCTCTCGACGAATGTACACATCCCCGTCAAACACGTAGTCTCCTGGttcttccgcttcctctTGAATTGCATGTTCCGGAGTGCTGAAAGAGTTATACGGCCAACCCTCCTGCGAGGTGAGCACAGCAATCTCTAAATTACCGTGACGAGGCAGTGGGTCGCACAAGTCATAAGGCGTGTGACTGAcattcacctcctcttctgTCCACAACTCGGGCTCGCCGTCACTATTACCCACCACCTTCATGCCAAGAGGTAAATCATTGTGACCCGACTCCACATAACCCCATGTCGCATTGTATATGGATTCATATACTCCTTTCAGTTCGACACCATCAGCTGTTTGGTGAGctcttttccttgcttctttGGCAATGCGCAGTGCACTGTCCAACTTTGTCGCTGCCacgggaccaacaaattcccttatttgcgctgttgcattttcttcccattgGTGAATGTCTTCAATCCTATTACGAGGCAGATAAATAACTGCCCTCAGTAATTGAAACTCATCAAGCCGCTGTATCCTTCCTAGAAACTTGGCATTCACAATATAATCCTCCGGGCTCTGAACAAAGACACCCACTGACACATTAGAAGTGCCGAGGGTTTCACCGAAGTGATGATTCAAAAGGTCATGCAATTTCATATCCCTCAAACCCGCAAAGCGTTGAAGCAATACATCTTCAATAGAACTATTCATCGTCCATGTTGGTCCCTCTTCATCCCCGCGCAGTCTCTTGAGAAAACGCCTTGCCGCATGTAAGCCATCAGTATAGAAACGCCGCATTGAATTCCACATTGCTAATGCCCTATTGTCTCGTTGTCTAGCAACTGCAAAATTAAAGTAACGtatgaggaaaataatagtgTGTGAACAGTGTAACATAATATCAAATGTAATAGAGCAAGATAATGTTTATTCACTATAGTTTGTataatatgatatcataatgtatttggtattgagaggaacaatttcaaaatatagcagctgtaaataaatatttcccttgcttcatcatcatgttctaaaaataattaatttcCTGCATCATTCTTTCTAAACCATATAtaatatggaaacaaaaaatattactgccTCATATACATGCATCAACACtacgtatatataatcaatatttaaagagagtcaaattctatcaattaaaatcaagtaaaacaaaaaacaaaaaaatttatggatattaatgaagcgaagaaaaagagtatcggcacaacacatagatatatacacacatgaaTACACACCACACAATTGCTTCTTTATACATCCTCCCCATTTTTACAATTCATAATATTCACTTGCATTGaataaactcattgaaaatataaatcacctatcccctcccccgtgtattcacttacttccaaaggagaatattaaataatgtctgtaggacaggtaaaaaaaaaaaactgatagtCTTTTTGCATCAGATAACCAGAGAGTATTTCTGTTTACTttcataataaacaaaaacattctttcaccttcagttaaaataaaattgatTTACTTGCCTCCTTACTGTTCACAACCATCAACAACTAATTCAGCCCCACATATTCACATGTATTTTATGTGCCATCGTTGTTTGATTCATTCACACATCTTccatgatggtgatgatacaaCATATGAAAAATTATTGAAATACAATTAATACAATTATTTGAGGAACCCATGAAAGACTATCATaacatatcttttattttccctcctttcatttacaaaaattaaatatgtaATGAGACAATTCCCTTTCAGTACGTGTCCACACTTattgtatcatcattgtaaGTTTCCTATTGCTCACATACACAGAGCTAttggaacaacaaaaacataaaacaacacatctAAACAACTtgataaaatatataataaataaataaaggtaataaagagaatgagcgtgaacagacagataataaaatgaaacacgtCTCGTACTTTCCTTATAAATATTCAATAGTTGGCGgattacaaataaaaacaattacacattatagaaaggaaaggatatAATTACATTATACACCTGCATGTGGATATGTAACAGTGAGTCATAGTAGAAATAAATTGTCTAAACACAATAGTTATGgaagataaaataattcaaaatatcaataatattattctatcaacattcccttccttctccattaagTTTTCAATGGatttaaataataattcacataatcccatacatatgttatgacgggtattgcatgcagtacaatttaaaggaagtgaaactcatataacattttcaaaaaaaaaaggcattgaatggttgtttgctaccatcaattacatttccaatgcctaATTACACTTTTGtatgcatgaaggaagttactgatgataactttgacatgctcgagaatccataacacaaagcgactgctgcatgcaataaaaaataaaaatataaataacatccgaattcatttactgacagatgagtgcaattcattcatccaaacttcatagctgTAAACATAAACTCGTTGCTGCCAATAGGAAATAAtcccgcataaatattgagtatctgaaaatgatagcaacgggtttccatttttgaaatatatacataaaatacatgaggtatatgaagTCATATTGGTAAAGTGTCACTACGCATGTTGCAATTTACTATCAAAAGTGTatgccttattttatttcttgtgttactgtaactcatgagtattattcattattctttacaatacaactgtaagtcattttgcatttttacatatttccttattctcTCATGCTGGAAGTATTCCACATATGagattcctcaatatcgttcacaaataaaaataattttatttacttctgcattcagtttcttgtGCAGCAGTGTGTGTACTAATcatccataaagtttttaatttgccaaatacatcattacgaaactattttcatacacatgcacaaacaaACCGTTGGGACAATATCTTTGAGGAATTTCCTTCACTATATTTGCAGTTCAGTAGTAATTAAAATACACTTTTTGTATAATTCAACACATGGTGGAATTGCAAAGAAATGTGATGGTACTTATAATCAATAAGTTCCCAATTTTCCTCACATGGTCTCTTTTCATGCCTTTccacacatatataattcACAGAGAATTACTGCAATATCCTTCATATGCTTTCAGGATTCCATATGTCACAATACAAATAATATACatttacacatatatataatttggaCAGCATATTGCTTAACATATAAATTATCACAAACCTATGATATTACACTCCTCCTAAGAATAATAGAATCAAatcatttctattttgcatcattacatgaagctttggaaaagaaaaaaaaagaatcaaacaaaaggtaatgtAAAGAACACAGTTTCATAATACAGATTATAACTTGTTTGTGAATTTcagatgcaaacacaaaatgttcaAACAGTAAAACAGTAAAGGATAGTACTGGTGATGTAAGCACAAATTaatcaaaaatagaaacataaataaaattgaaacttataaaaacacaaatatatatgatacaaatatttaccacatattataattcgccaccctcacacttgaATTAGAAAGAGTACATAACACACATATGTGGTAAAACTAATACAACTCGAGTATACGTATGTGCCATCTTCATAACATAATCATTCTAATATTTACTCAgtatgtgtgtctgtgtgtgtgtctgtgtgtgtagaaatgatgaaatgtaaTTGTAACAAATCaggcacaacacaaacaaaatatatgaatTATATTATTCTCTAAAAAgtagaagaataaaaatcaaGAAATATTACGCAGCTTTTCTCACAAgtaattttgtttctgtatatatatatatacatatataacaCGACAGCTGACAACATTAAACTCTCAATTCCATAATATCTGACACCTGAAGTGATAATTAGCAGCGGATGCctttaacaaaaaacaacagaaataacaacatcaaagcATGTTTTGAAAGCTTAAATAAACTTCCTCATGGATAAACCATTTGTACGAAGTTTGAGTGCCAAGTTggaggaacaaagaaaaaataaaaaaagaagaattaaaTGGTAAAACAATTGCGTGTGATATAACTAAAGGATTTGTTAGGCACTACACTCATTAAACTCCAGTTTCATAAAAATACTGCAAGGCATAATATTTACTGCTTTACCGGTTATGTGCCTCCAGCAAGCAATAATAAATACTTCGAGTATTATTCAATTTCTGATGCTATGAAGTGTGTAATAAATTAGTGCGGGAGCAAAATATTCAAATGTTGGTGTTCACTTCAAATTATAACCTCTGCACTATGAATGTCTCTCGATGTTTATAATTTGAGAGAGCAAAAGTGACGGCGCTATTACttatttcttccagttcatgaatacatacacatatttatacatatataatcaGAGGTGACACGCAAAAGCGTTTAAACATCAGGCATGAACATCTTTCCATTCAAAGTAAGACGATACAATAAGGTAAGTTTAGGATGAAGTGAAGGTATCATAATGTTAATATCTTCCTTCAAGCGGAGGATTCAATTCAAATAGGCGTACTTCACAAACAATAGTAAAATAACTGAGAAAACTTATATCACTTAAtcgttatttccttcaattcTTATTTTGAATCGCTCTGTACCGTCACACCTTCAATAAAGTATATAGTGACGCATTTCATACATCCTCCCTAAGCCATCTCTCATAGTCATTAGCTCtcaacagcaataataacaaataatgaaTAGTTTAGTtcttaccttcccttttttactaCCAACAAGAAAGATATACGAAATAATTATCATACTGAATAAACAGTAGGCGTTCCTCATTATCCTACACAAAATATGAATTGAAACGATAATTTACTAACGGAGCGGAAGTGTCTGAAAGCGTCTTTAACTCGTCTCCTGTGCGGGGCGAAGAgggttgtgttgtgtgggcTTTCTAAAAATTTCACTCTCTTGCAGACAGCTGTGTAAATAAACGGGGAGTACAGGTGTGTTTAGAGAAAGATAACCGTACAAAATAATACTCTGCACTCCTATGACCAAAACAACCATTCGTAATGCAGGTTTTCAAAATACACGATATCATCTCAACAaattgtaatttttttttgcataatGTCCTCCAGAAGACAGAACAACAGATGACACAGTTAAATAACACATGACAAACAAGGAATATAACCGCACATCCTCAGCAGTAAATGTTTCAGTttctcctttaaaaaaaaaaaagaaaaataaaacagtttCACACGTGTGGTCCAAAAGCTGCATCAGCCAATACAATATCTTGACAGCTTGTCACGCAGTCTTGcctcaagaagaaaataaatcatTCATCTCTGCTTTCCTTAGTTGATAAATGAGATCCCATGCTGTGTTAACTCCCGTCTCCATTCAAAAAGTTGACTCAACGTTATGACGAGGCAGTGACCAAAAACAATCCAAATGCAATTCTAAATTTCTTCATATTACGTTTTCAGTTTTATTACACATTTCCCCAACCATTCCAAGTACTAACAGGAATAATTTGGTTCTATAATAATGCATGTGTTTTCTACagctctttcattttgttatgatccgcacaaaaattatatatgtggTTGTTGATTCGTCCTGTCAATCAAAGTAACAATCATAATAAttaattttccccttttcttcattttttctattaGCACATGTGCACCTTGGTGAGATCACTTTCACTCATTTGCACTGATTGGTCAACACTATTTAGTTCGTTATTCAACACACTCCCTTACATGTCCTCCTCTCACCATTTATAACCCACACGAGCAGCATCAAATATAAATTGTGAAGAGGTATGAGATCACAAGGAGCTCGCTCTCATTGAGAAGGTTGGAtgcgtcatatatatataatcatgtaatccctttccatttcaacAATACGCAAACCTCAACTGCGGAATCGACTTTGAATGAGTTGACCTCGTCAGCATGAAACGGGGCCCGCCAAGTGGCATGAACATTAATCTTATCAGTAAACATGTGTTTGAGGTGTTGGTAATAAATGGGgtcaaagaaaacataagtgCGTATCATCTTCCCCGTTATGCCCGAGTGGAAAATATACATCATCTCCGTGAAGATAATTGTATCCATGTTGTATCAATTCCTCATCCAGCTCTTCATCCTTATCAGTACCCAAACGAAGTGCCATCGCCTAACTTTTTCCGTGAATGCACTCACACCTTTGAGCTAACGAGTTCCAGCAACTTTGCAACTGTCATACGGCTCGGGAATCCATGAGAATTTATGATCATATCTGTGCAAATGCCTTTACTCATTGAAGGGCATGTTAACACACCATCAGTCATGAGATCCACTACTCCCTCCAGCCAGCGCCGTGAGGAAAACTTATTTCAGACCTCGGGACCGCGAACTTCTCTCGTAGTAACTTTAACTTTATTGTTCTACATCCATTGATATATCCGAGTCACTGGAAGGTGAGAGATGAACACATTTGgtccacaacagcaggctGAGGGTATTTATTATATTCAAGAAAATTAGGTCTTGGTTCCTTGAAAGGCACGGGAGTGTATTTGtttacaaaaatatcaaactgaCAAACAGCCGCACCTTTACTACTGGCAATACCATCACTACTAAAGGCATTGTGTCTCGCAACATTCCAATCTGTTGGAAGAATTATATCATACATACTCACCGTTGGGAAGTCTTTCCAGTTCCATCTCATGcttacaaaaaacaacatagcACCCATAGCCACAATTGAGCGAACTGCGGTTGTGTACACCTTTGCGTCTTCAATATTGTAACCTCTATAGCTCATAATGCATACCATCGTATTAATTCCTGCACCTAATATTTCGTAGTTGCTTAGGTTCATAGCCTTCGTCCGGCAAAGGGACAGTTGAGAGTAAGCACTCAACATAAGTACTGTGTCCATTTCTAATGTACTGAATATACGCAATGGTTCCAACAGCTTGCTTGCCCATGGCTGACTGTAATGTGTTTCGTGCAAATTGATTGtgatgtggaaaggaaaataatgctaGCGACAACTCCAAGTGAGCCTCGTGTACTGCTCAATGTCTTTGTGGTGAACTGCTATAAGAGAGTCATTCGCTTCGTCATATAAGTCAATGAATTCCACAACAAGCCCTCAACTAAAATATCGTTAATCGATCACTTGCTTGAACTCAAGTTATCCAGATGTTAAGAAATTACAGCGTGTTTCCCATCGCAAACGAAAACATACAACCTCACGATCCTTCCGCCAACACAAACAATTTGAACACTCTTCTGACGGTCATTTATCGCAATTGAAACGTAAGGATGCAAGCGGCCTGTGTTCCTCAGGGTTCGTAATACATCCCGACACAAACGGCTCATGTATCGATAAACGCACATCAGCACTTCATTGAGGAAAACTGTGTAGTATTTAAGAAATTCGTTAAGACTGATATAATCTATTTCCTCCACTCCAATATTGTACGCATCCGcgtgtaaacaaacaaattatCCATGTCTAGTGTTACCTGACTAAGAATGGCAAAATTATTAaccaaacagcaacaactttcACCCTCTGGGGTATCGCAAGGAGGGATATACACCATTCCCCATTGACTTGAATAGAGAAATAATGATCCGCACATGTGGGTCAATAGACGAGGCCATGGTCACTCCACTGCTGCCGTTACATATGATCACTGCATGGTTTTTATATcaatgttgatgatgatgtgggaTTTGCTGCTGGAGGCAACCAACAACATAAGTTTAAGGTTGCCACGTGTGAAGAGAGGCCCAACTGCCAACCCTCAACCAGGATAACAGAAGTGATtataaggaaagagaagacaacATATCATAGTATGTTTACCCACCGACAAATAActgaagaaagagagagagagagaaagagaggaaaatagaaacaatcaCGTCACCAGCTGCGTGTCTGCGAAGAACACCATCAAGAGCTGCTCCATAACTGCAACCATAACTAACATGtataatataattataacaGCTCGTATATGAAACAGCACATCCAGTAACTGCTTCTAATGTTTGCATATTTCACTCCGTCACAATCTCTCTCCCATGACACCTACTGGAAACACAACTCAGAGGAGTTATAGTTGAGGCATGTTTCCAATACGCCCTCTCCACCACGGATggcaaagaagcaaaaagtactattacatttttgttccttttatcATTGGCCTATAGATCCTTATCTCTACACGGATGTAAAATTTAGATtgtataaatgaaaagaagatgtgaaAAGTTAGTGTAGTATAATCCAATTCTTTAGTTagtaacagcacaaatgaaaacaaaacgttaCAATGTTTTCCTACGTCCGTCGATAACATTATTTCTGTCTTTCTCTGTGCCCCTTAAGATTACGATGTGGCTTAACTCCAGTTACGCGTTAGCCGATAAAATACTACTTTTGCTATTCCTTAGTCGTCTTCAtttccacttcccttccctcacctCCGGCACTCAAGTGAATTATCACGTCCCtttccttgcagcagctgaGGAAGCTCATTACTGGTGGACAAACAACACACTTGGAAAGGCGCAACGGGGCACTTCAAGTTGTGATCATAAACCAAACCAGGCACAAAAACGAACCCGCTCCCCCTAATGGTTggttccctcctctttaaGCATTTGTCACTCTTAACAGCAACGCCGTGCACTgctacaaaaaaacaattacgCGTCTTCACCTCCTTCCACGTCGTCCATTGCTACGTCACCTCGCCCCTCCACAACCTCTTCACGAGCGCGCCGCCTTCCCGCCAGTCCGATCAATGCCGGTGCATCTCGCATGCCAGATTCTCGGCGATATGCCCGAATTAATTCCGCTTGCATCGTTTCCTTGAGTGTCACTTGGAATTGGTCGATGGATTCCCAAAATGTTTGTGGTCCCAGAGGACCTCCGTCCTCACCTTGATCTCTATCGGGAGGTCCTTCGCAAAGTTGCCTGATGGTTATCGTGCCACCGTTAACCGAATTAATGTATATCATCTCCCAAACCATGTTGCGGGAAAACGCACCCCAATCAGAAAAATATCTTTCCATGTTTTTTCGGAACTTCTGCACCTTATCCGTAGTGGTGGGGTGCCTCTCCGACTTGGTTACTTGTAAAAGCACAGCTATATTTGGAGTGGTCGGTGGCGCTGCTCCGTCACGGTTTCTCCTGAACCGCccctcaacgaaaaaaaagccatccaCCACGGGTTCATTGCCTGTGGCAGGGAGGTAGAGAACCATGTATTCACAATTATCAATTGGTTGCTGTCTGGCCGCAGGTAAGGCCTTCTGCCCAATGAGTCTCAACTGCTGAGGAGCCATGTCGTTCAGTATGTTTCGACGGTCAGCTATTTCTCTGCCTCGTCGCAGGTATTTCAAGTTGTCTGCGATAACTTTAAAAACtcgagggaaaagaagcgaaagcaaCGCAAGCCTTTCAAAAGCGTTGGCCCCAACACACTCGTCTGATAATGTAATCTCCTTTGACGTCATCTCCACAATAAGAATGCCAAATAATGTGCAAATCAACATATTCCAAATGTTGACAGAAAGCGATCTGCAACGATATGAATCGACATTGACAGTCCCAGAGCTTACCCGCACTATCTTCACCAATTTGTGCGTTACCTTATCATTTTGCCAGCCCTTAGATTTACTAATAATCTTATCATATTTCTTTCCGTTATCGCTATCGAGCTGCCTAGCTTCTTTACGCACACTTTCCAGTCGTGCGTCATAGTCAGAGactgagaaaacaaaacgaggcAGTGGACCAACCATGTCAATGCGCTCTTCCACAATTTTCCACTCGCTTTCAAGGTCCTCCATTAACTGCTGCTTCGTCTTGTCGCGCGGCACCTCCTCCGAAAGCACACACAGCTTTTTCCATGCCACaaatgccttcatgtcacgcacatcatcacagtttataataatttGGCGGTCTCCCGTGTCCTTTGCCCACTCCTCGTAATGTGCCGTATCCGGGGAAGTAAGGACAGTTACACCCCAACTCAAATGGCGCAGCTCACCAGGCGGTTTAAGTAGGTCGTTACCGATGTCAACAATGATGTgacctcttttattttctaacGCATCCATAGCCGTAATAGCATTCTTTGAGACCACATACTTTTCAAccctcccctcttctccGGGTTTCTTGTTATATATTAAGAAAGCGATTTCTCCCAcgaaatatgcaacaacatcaagcattccatcattgaagtgaagcaatgaatgaagcaaaaatgatccaactcCATACGACTTTCCAATACCAGgtgtaccaataacaatatgtatCGGTGTTCTCTGAGCTgtcttttccacccaccatGCTTGTAACCCTCGTTGGattatataccacacgcgcataatttcacgacggatgtATACATGTTTAAAATTGTTCTTGCGTATATTAACGTCCCTCGATGCAAACCTgttgtatggccaacccttctccgaagtgagaacaaaaatctcCAAACCATAAGGTCTCTCCGGCACTCGTGCATCAACATTCgcaggaagaggagttatatccacctcctccttcgtcCACATGTGCGGCGGTCTGCCATCGAACACTTTCATGCCAAGTGGCTCTTCATCATAACCCGACATTACATAACTCCATTTTGCATTATAAATGGAATCATACACTCCTTTAATTTCGACAGCACTAGCAGCTGTTTGGGCAGCCCGTTCCAATGCTACATTGAGTGCATTATTCAGTAGCGCATTGACAACAATCCAAAGCCGCTCTCCATCTCTCAGTCCACGAATATTCACCTGTAACCCGGCCTTTACTACCTCATCTGCTTGTTGCCACTGCTGAAGATCCAATATTCCCTCATCCTCAAAGAAACCATAGACGCTGACAAAACGTTTGTACACTTTAT contains:
- a CDS encoding retrotransposon hot spot (RHS) protein, putative (RHS4: pers. comm. Frederic Bringaud, CNRS/BordeauxII University. Belongs to the RHS family. (PMID:12455980)) — its product is MNQQVPIEGRGDIEGRRRENEEAARNDAEPPAVQQRVENNNQPQWSLFSRVDAVLLEGRVHPENVSVNDFLRRNFGRRYNVNEENNVSMFVFVLEPEEYINDVNALNLIFATAEYKVYKRFVSVYGFFEDEGILDLQQWQQADEVVKAGLQVNIRGLRDGERLWIVVNALLNNALNVALERAAQTAASAVEIKGVYDSIYNAKWSYVMSGYDEEPLGMKVFDGRPPHMWTKEEVDITPLPANVDARVPERPYGLEIFVLTSEKGWPYNRFASRDVNIRKNNFKHVYIRREIMRVWYIIQRGLQAWWVEKTAQRTPIHIVIGTPGIGKSYGVGSFLLHSLLHFNDGMLDVVAYFVGEIAFLIYNKKPGEEGRVEKYVVSKNAITAMDALENKRGHIIVDIGNDLLKPPGELRHLSWGVTVLTSPDTAHYEEWAKDTGDRQIIINCDDVRDMKAFVAWKKLCVLSEEVPRDKTKQQLMEDLESEWKIVEERIDMVGPLPRFVFSVSDYDARLESVRKEARQLDSDNGKKYDKIISKSKGWQNDKVTHKLVKIVRVSSGTVNVDSYRCRSLSVNIWNMLICTLFGILIVEMTSKEITLSDECVGANAFERLALLSLLFPRVFKVIADNLKYLRRGREIADRRNILNDMAPQQLRLIGQKALPAARQQPIDNCEYMVLYLPATGNEPVVDGFFFVEGRFRRNRDGAAPPTTPNIAVLLQVTKSERHPTTTDKVQKFRKNMERYFSDWGAFSRNMVWEMIYINSVNGGTITIRQLCEGPPDRDQGEDGGPLGPQTFWESIDQFQVTLKETMQAELIRAYRRESGMRDAPALIGLAGRRRAREEVVEGRGDVAMDDVEGGEDA
- a CDS encoding retrotransposon hot spot (RHS) protein, putative (RHS2: pers. comm. Frederic Bringaud, CNRS/BordeauxII University. Belongs to the RHS family. (PMID:12455980)); translated protein: MWNSMRRFYTDGLHAARRFLKRLRGDEEGPTWTMNSSIEDVLLQRFAGLRDMKLHDLLNHHFGETLGTSNVSVGVFVQSPEDYIVNAKFLGRIQRLDEFQLLRAVIYLPRNRIEDIHQWEENATAQIREFVGPVAATKLDSALRIAKEARKRAHQTADGVELKGVYESIYNATWGYVESGHNDLPLGMKVVGNSDGEPELWTEEEVNVSHTPYDLCDPLPRHGNLEIAVLTSQEGWPYNSFSTPEHAIQEEAEEPGDYVFDGDVYIRREVMRVWYLVKHRLDLWLGPGVNKKQIPCVLVGTPGIGKSFGVGSFLLQRLLHYDSELLRNIAYFVKGRAYIFFRATNDHPGKVVFYEKEKDGLDAVEAFVVEKVLGYIIYDFWKDRHQPIPADLPGAWPVIVLTSPDPNNYKDWKEPRGCEFLCINCYEEVELKAAVAWRRLSKLEESKITEAHIINLENEWQKTLGWIKKVGPLARQVLEGEKRYKGRVREINEALAEISRGDDSHYMKVLNSRVQWRQDGTTYMLAKLVRVVTENGEECRNRAVSIDIEQKLRVWANTACMRDNYLRKVFRGKEERAADEFENVGVYAFTMGNVVQTIVTHLRYLPRVGEEMDSNVSVLASGNAVGRVPTSLRQFNPETTGQDIEVGCFYRPVQGNFPVVDAFFFVTEPAVDREGRAIITTTIVLLQATVAPTHHTTREKVDKFIKAMKQLFGEWDKLARNLKWELIYIQYSDSKPIEERQKCEPVGGRGDHTTELWNKINQFQVKMEGNIVKEITQDEPNAIAGGPAA